From the genome of Mugil cephalus isolate CIBA_MC_2020 chromosome 2, CIBA_Mcephalus_1.1, whole genome shotgun sequence, one region includes:
- the odad3 gene encoding coiled-coil domain-containing protein 151 isoform X1, translating into MPFSADTIKPPLHDQIMEVQRKIQLLEGERTAYYESSQSTIKKNSETIRHLRQENKRLYRKQAEANTGDEHIIKVAFHKRGMEKDAYRNMSGKEALTVLDQRVLSKTKRLNAQRHTTQTYKDRLEQLQTEYQRIKQGGSRGAVSADARARKKEEEAMNLRSLENSLEKTLFKCKEAENIMINYMKLKSHLQDESLTFQGQLDSLEAEILKHREELCNLQAMNNEAQLSKEATKAELQQLEEQLYKERKERERIIASYRKKVEERKAQAEKVDRRQAQRTTMQPDELSSEAQHSTTGMVGEEEKAISAFEEAFRSIKEATGVTDIQEIVERFISQKETHQHLEKMKAENEEVVLQLKEQKEHLNQQFEDMKYSGEAKLSSDQQKVEECELQLRAQQQKCEAAQERLDWLVKTISTVRAGVEHLSDKLQHISVSADTVAEVRPDSDEFVVELITRCEMKLQQLSKELQGKDLAAIMKEMEEEEFYVRIEGKLPEYNTRVKLPEDQSLDRVDEEEESEEEEADIISREALKRQSQLIIDSKSKKKQWKKKKDKF; encoded by the exons ATGCCGTTCAGCGCCGACACAATTAAACCTCCCCTGCACGACCAAATAATGGAGGTCCAGCGGAAAATCCAGCTACTGG agggcgaaAGAACTGCATACTATGAGAGCTCTCAGTCCACCATCAAGAAGAACTCTGAGACCATCCGCCACCTGAGGCAGGAGAACAAGAGGCTGTACAGAAAACAAGCGGAGGCTAATACT GGTGATGAACACATCATTAAAGTGGCTTTTCATAAAAGAGGCATGGAGAAGGATGCCTACCGCAACATGTCAGGGAAG GAGGCCCTCACAGTGCTAGACCAAAGGGTGCTGTCCAAGACGAAGCGACTCAACGCCCAAAGACACACCACCCAGACCTACAAGGACCGCCTTGAACAACTGCAGACGGAATACCAGAGAATCAAACAAGGGGGCAGCCGCGGAGCAGTCTCTGCTGATGCTCGTGCCcggaaaaaagaggaagaagcaaTG aacCTGCGGTCACTGGAGAACAGTCTGGAGAAAACCCTGTTTAAGTGCAAAGAAGCAGAGAACATCATGATTAAttacatgaaactgaaaagtCACTTGCAG GACGAGAGTCTGACTTTCCAGGGCCAGTTGGATAGTCTGGAAGCAGAAATcctaaaacacagagaagagctCTGCAACCTGCAGGCCATGAATAACGAAGCCCAACTCTCTAAAGAAGCTACTAAG GCCGAGttacagcagctggaggagcagctctACAAAGAGCGTAAAGAGAGGGAGCGCATAATAGCAAGTTATAGGAAGAAGGTTGAGGAGCGCAAAGCGCAGGCTGAAAAAGTTGACAGAAGG CAGGCCCAAAGGACAACTATGCAGCCGGATGAATTAAGTAGTGAAGCCCAGCACAGCACCACCGGGATGGtcggagaagaggagaaagccATTTCTGCATTTGAGGAGGCCTTCAGGAGCATCAAAGAGGCCACCGGTGTCACAGATATACAG GAGATAGTGGAGCGTTTTATCTCTCAGAAGGAGACACACCAACACCTGGAGAAGATGAAGGCAGAGAATGAGGAGGTCGTGCTGCAGTTGAAGGAGCAGAAGGAGCATCTGAACCAACAGTTTGAGGATATGAAATATTCTGGAGAGGCTAAACTGTCCAG tgacCAGCAGAAGGTGGAGGAGTGTGAGCTCCAGCTGCGGGCTCAGCAGCAGAAGTGTGAAGCAGCTCAAGAGCGCCTGGACTGGCTCGTGAAAACCATCAGCACTGTCCGAGCTGGAGTTGAGCACTTATCAGACAAACTACAACACATCTCAGTG AGTGCGGACACAGTTGCTGAAGTGCGTCCCGACTCAGATGAGTTTGTGGTGGAGCTGATTACCCGGTGTGAGATGAAATTACAGCAACTGAGCAAGGAGCTTCAAGGGAAGGATCTGGCTGCTATTATGAAGgaaatggaagaagaggag TTTTATGTCAGGATTGAGGGGAAACTCCCTGAGTACAACACTCGAGTCAAACTCCCCGAGGATCAGTCCCTGGACCGTGTGGATGAAG aggaagagagtgaagaagaagaggcggacATCATCTCACGCGAGGCGCTGAAGCGTCAGTCTCAGCTGATCATTGACTCCAAGTCCAAGAAGaagcaatggaagaagaagaaggacaagttCTGA
- the odad3 gene encoding coiled-coil domain-containing protein 151 isoform X2 encodes MPFSADTIKPPLHDQIMEVQRKIQLLEGERTAYYESSQSTIKKNSETIRHLRQENKRLYRKQAEANTGDEHIIKVAFHKRGMEKDAYRNMSGKEALTVLDQRVLSKTKRLNAQRHTTQTYKDRLEQLQTEYQRIKQGGSRGAVSADARARKKEEEAMNLRSLENSLEKTLFKCKEAENIMINYMKLKSHLQDESLTFQGQLDSLEAEILKHREELCNLQAMNNEAQLSKEATKAELQQLEEQLYKERKERERIIASYRKKVEERKAQAEKVDRRAQRTTMQPDELSSEAQHSTTGMVGEEEKAISAFEEAFRSIKEATGVTDIQEIVERFISQKETHQHLEKMKAENEEVVLQLKEQKEHLNQQFEDMKYSGEAKLSSDQQKVEECELQLRAQQQKCEAAQERLDWLVKTISTVRAGVEHLSDKLQHISVSADTVAEVRPDSDEFVVELITRCEMKLQQLSKELQGKDLAAIMKEMEEEEFYVRIEGKLPEYNTRVKLPEDQSLDRVDEEEESEEEEADIISREALKRQSQLIIDSKSKKKQWKKKKDKF; translated from the exons ATGCCGTTCAGCGCCGACACAATTAAACCTCCCCTGCACGACCAAATAATGGAGGTCCAGCGGAAAATCCAGCTACTGG agggcgaaAGAACTGCATACTATGAGAGCTCTCAGTCCACCATCAAGAAGAACTCTGAGACCATCCGCCACCTGAGGCAGGAGAACAAGAGGCTGTACAGAAAACAAGCGGAGGCTAATACT GGTGATGAACACATCATTAAAGTGGCTTTTCATAAAAGAGGCATGGAGAAGGATGCCTACCGCAACATGTCAGGGAAG GAGGCCCTCACAGTGCTAGACCAAAGGGTGCTGTCCAAGACGAAGCGACTCAACGCCCAAAGACACACCACCCAGACCTACAAGGACCGCCTTGAACAACTGCAGACGGAATACCAGAGAATCAAACAAGGGGGCAGCCGCGGAGCAGTCTCTGCTGATGCTCGTGCCcggaaaaaagaggaagaagcaaTG aacCTGCGGTCACTGGAGAACAGTCTGGAGAAAACCCTGTTTAAGTGCAAAGAAGCAGAGAACATCATGATTAAttacatgaaactgaaaagtCACTTGCAG GACGAGAGTCTGACTTTCCAGGGCCAGTTGGATAGTCTGGAAGCAGAAATcctaaaacacagagaagagctCTGCAACCTGCAGGCCATGAATAACGAAGCCCAACTCTCTAAAGAAGCTACTAAG GCCGAGttacagcagctggaggagcagctctACAAAGAGCGTAAAGAGAGGGAGCGCATAATAGCAAGTTATAGGAAGAAGGTTGAGGAGCGCAAAGCGCAGGCTGAAAAAGTTGACAGAAGG GCCCAAAGGACAACTATGCAGCCGGATGAATTAAGTAGTGAAGCCCAGCACAGCACCACCGGGATGGtcggagaagaggagaaagccATTTCTGCATTTGAGGAGGCCTTCAGGAGCATCAAAGAGGCCACCGGTGTCACAGATATACAG GAGATAGTGGAGCGTTTTATCTCTCAGAAGGAGACACACCAACACCTGGAGAAGATGAAGGCAGAGAATGAGGAGGTCGTGCTGCAGTTGAAGGAGCAGAAGGAGCATCTGAACCAACAGTTTGAGGATATGAAATATTCTGGAGAGGCTAAACTGTCCAG tgacCAGCAGAAGGTGGAGGAGTGTGAGCTCCAGCTGCGGGCTCAGCAGCAGAAGTGTGAAGCAGCTCAAGAGCGCCTGGACTGGCTCGTGAAAACCATCAGCACTGTCCGAGCTGGAGTTGAGCACTTATCAGACAAACTACAACACATCTCAGTG AGTGCGGACACAGTTGCTGAAGTGCGTCCCGACTCAGATGAGTTTGTGGTGGAGCTGATTACCCGGTGTGAGATGAAATTACAGCAACTGAGCAAGGAGCTTCAAGGGAAGGATCTGGCTGCTATTATGAAGgaaatggaagaagaggag TTTTATGTCAGGATTGAGGGGAAACTCCCTGAGTACAACACTCGAGTCAAACTCCCCGAGGATCAGTCCCTGGACCGTGTGGATGAAG aggaagagagtgaagaagaagaggcggacATCATCTCACGCGAGGCGCTGAAGCGTCAGTCTCAGCTGATCATTGACTCCAAGTCCAAGAAGaagcaatggaagaagaagaaggacaagttCTGA
- the slc44a2 gene encoding choline transporter-like protein 2 isoform X3, with translation MENGEEKKPDPKYGQSREFDPNFKGPIQNRGCTDVTCCILFILALLGYFAVGIIAWSQGDPRKVIYPTDSRGQFCGQAGTPLANKPLLFYFNILKCASPLVLLEFQCPTPQLCVESCPNRYLKLSNVMKGEDREYYRKYCKEGVNFTTMSVPEILRDRLCPGILMPSKAFTRRCLPALGTMKGGVVVVGNVTSFIGEGDQNVNASDVLEASKKSNVVVEARQVAMRIFEDYTQSWHWILLGLVIAMVVSLIFIVLLRFLAGVMIWIMIVSVILVIGYGIVHCYMEFASLKGQPGADVTIRDLGLQTDFSVYLQIRQTWLAFLIILAIVEIIIILLLIFLRKRIMIAIALIKEASRAVGHIMSSLFYPLLTFTLLALVIAYWAITAVFLSTSNEQVYKVFNETDCPYSRDTCNPETFNASNVSTVCPDAECLFAFYGGETLYHRYLILFQFYNVFLFFWCANFVTALGQVTLAGAFASYYWAFKKPDDIPAYPIYSSLGRALRYHTGSLAFGSLILSLVQVIRVLLEYLDHKLKGAQNKFAKLMLKCMKCCFWCLEKCIKFLNRNAYIMIAIYGKSFCTSARDAFFLLMRNIVRVAVLDKVTDFLLFLGKLLIVGIVGIFSFFFFSGRIKAVEEAAPSLNYYWVPILTLVVGSYLIAHGFFSVYAMCVDTLFLCFLEDLERNDGSPERPYFMPQNLLDVLKKSNEQPKSID, from the exons ATGGAGaatggagaagagaaaaaaccCGACCCTAAATACG GGCAGTCCAGGGAGTTTGACCCAAACTTTAAAGGTCCGATCCAAAACAG GGGCTGCACAGATGTCACCTGCTGCATTCTCTTCATCTTGGCCTTATTGGGGTACTTTGCAGTTGGTATTATTG CTTGGTCTCAGGGTGACCCCAGAAAAGTGATCTACCCCACAGACAGCAGAGGGCAGTTCTGTGGACAAGCTGGAACACCCTTGGC GAACAAACCCCTTCTGTTCTATTTCAACATCCTGAAATGTGCCAGTCCTCTGGTGCTGCTGGAGTTCCAGTGTCCcactccacag CTATGTGTGGAAAGCTGTCCTAACAGGTATCTCAAATTGAGCAATGTCATGAAAGGCGAGGACCGTGAATACTACAGAAAGTACTGCAAGGAAGGAGTGAACTTCACCACCATG TCTGTTCCTGAGATCCTGAGGGATCGCTTGTGTCCTGGTATTCTGATGCCCAGTAAAGCAT TCACGCGTCGATGCCTTCCTGCCCTGGGAACGATGAAaggtggtgtggtggtggtcGGCAACGTGACCAGTTTTATCGGTGAAGGAGACCAAAATGTCAATGCTAGTGACGTGCTGGAGGCGTCAAA GAAATCAAATGTTGTTGTAGAAGCTCGTCAAGTCGCCATGAGAATCTTTGAGGACTACACTCAGTCTTGGCACTGGATATTACT CGGTCTGGTGATAGCCATGGTTGTGAGCCTGATTTTCATCGTCCTGCTGCGCTTCTTGGCTGGCGTCATGATTTGGATCATGATTGTTTCGGTTATTCTGGTGATTGGATATG GTATTGTCCACTGTTACATGGAGTTTGCCAGTCTGAAGGGACAACCTGGTGCTGACGTCACCATCCGTGACCTGGGCCTGCAGACGGACTTCTCTGTGTACCTGCAGATCAGGCAGACCTGGCTGGCTTTCT TGATCATCCTGGCTATTGTGGAGATCATCAttattctcctcctcatcttcctgaGGAAGAGAATCATGATCGCCATCGCCCTCATCAAAGAAGCCAGCAG ggcTGTTGGCCACATTATGTCATCGCTGTTCTACCCACTGCTGACTTTCACCCTTCTGGCTTTGGTGATTGCTTACTGGGCAATTACTGCCGT TTTCTTATCCACGTCTAATGAGCAGGTGTACAAAGTGTTCAATGAGACTGACTGTCCGTATTCACGAGACACCTGCAACCCTGAG ACATTCAACGCATCCAATGTTTCAACGGTGTGCCCAGATGCAGAGTGTTTGTTTGCCTTCTACGGCGGTGAGACTCTCTACCACAGATACCTTATCCTGTTTCAGTTCTACAacgtcttcctctttttctggTGTGCCAACTTTGTGACGGCCCTGGGCCAGGTCACTCTGGCAGGGGCCTTTGCCTCGTATTACTGGGCCTTCAAAAAGCCGGACGATATCCCCGCCTACCCCATCTACTCCTCTCTGGGACGCGCTCTCAG ATACCACACAGGCTCCCTTGCTTTTGGCTCTCTGATCCTGTCTCTGGTCCAAGTCATCAGGGTCCTTTTGGAGTATCTGGATCACAAGTTAAAAG GCGCTCAGAACAAGTTTGCTAAACTTATGCTGAAGTGCATGAAGTGCTGCTTCTGGTGTCTGGAGAAATGTATCAAGTTCCTGAACAGAAATGCCTACATCATG atTGCAATCTATGGAAAGAGCTTCTGTACCTCAGCTCGAGACGCTTTCTTCCTTCTTATGAGGAACATTGTCAG GGTGGCTGTTTTAGACAAAGTGACTGACTTCCTCCTGTTTCTTGGGAAGCTCCTTATCGTTGGCATTGTGG GgatcttctctttcttctttttctctgggAGAATCAAAGCTGTAGAGGAGGCGGCGCCATCTCTTAATTACTATTGGGTGCCAATACTG ACCCTGGTAGTGGGATCCTACCTGATCGCCCATGGCTTCTTCAGTGTGTACGCCATGTGTGTGGACACTCTGTTCCTCTGCTTCT TGGAGGACCTGGAGCGCAACGATGGATCGCCAGAGAGGCCATATTTCATGCCACAGAACCTGCTCGACGTCCTGAAAAAGTCCAATGAACAGCCCAAGTCCATAGACTAA
- the slc44a2 gene encoding choline transporter-like protein 2 isoform X1, with the protein MENGEEKKPDPKYGQSREFDPNFKGPIQNRGCTDVTCCILFILALLGYFAVGIIAWSQGDPRKVIYPTDSRGQFCGQAGTPLANKPLLFYFNILKCASPLVLLEFQCPTPQLCVESCPNRYLKLSNVMKGEDREYYRKYCKEGVNFTTMSVPEILRDRLCPGILMPSKAFTRRCLPALGTMKGGVVVVGNVTSFIGEGDQNVNASDVLEASKKSNVVVEARQVAMRIFEDYTQSWHWILLGLVIAMVVSLIFIVLLRFLAGVMIWIMIVSVILVIGYGIVHCYMEFASLKGQPGADVTIRDLGLQTDFSVYLQIRQTWLAFLIILAIVEIIIILLLIFLRKRIMIAIALIKEASRAVGHIMSSLFYPLLTFTLLALVIAYWAITAVFLSTSNEQVYKVFNETDCPYSRDTCNPETFNASNVSTVCPDAECLFAFYGGETLYHRYLILFQFYNVFLFFWCANFVTALGQVTLAGAFASYYWAFKKPDDIPAYPIYSSLGRALRYHTGSLAFGSLILSLVQVIRVLLEYLDHKLKGAQNKFAKLMLKCMKCCFWCLEKCIKFLNRNAYIMIAIYGKSFCTSARDAFFLLMRNIVRVAVLDKVTDFLLFLGKLLIVGIVGIFSFFFFSGRIKAVEEAAPSLNYYWVPILTLVVGSYLIAHGFFSVYAMCVDTLFLCFCEDLERNDGSPERPYFMSPELHEILSKAQRVEEDHNGVEQADAAKAMADVKLEEETPLQHQQDGEIQLKQQTVLKQDNEEEQPLQSKMDAEEAQEENTEEQKASQVEESENKEEPEVNEVAEKQELKPEEKTEEVPAAPVEAEKEKTGESKEDKEKPEEDNPLSAPQE; encoded by the exons ATGGAGaatggagaagagaaaaaaccCGACCCTAAATACG GGCAGTCCAGGGAGTTTGACCCAAACTTTAAAGGTCCGATCCAAAACAG GGGCTGCACAGATGTCACCTGCTGCATTCTCTTCATCTTGGCCTTATTGGGGTACTTTGCAGTTGGTATTATTG CTTGGTCTCAGGGTGACCCCAGAAAAGTGATCTACCCCACAGACAGCAGAGGGCAGTTCTGTGGACAAGCTGGAACACCCTTGGC GAACAAACCCCTTCTGTTCTATTTCAACATCCTGAAATGTGCCAGTCCTCTGGTGCTGCTGGAGTTCCAGTGTCCcactccacag CTATGTGTGGAAAGCTGTCCTAACAGGTATCTCAAATTGAGCAATGTCATGAAAGGCGAGGACCGTGAATACTACAGAAAGTACTGCAAGGAAGGAGTGAACTTCACCACCATG TCTGTTCCTGAGATCCTGAGGGATCGCTTGTGTCCTGGTATTCTGATGCCCAGTAAAGCAT TCACGCGTCGATGCCTTCCTGCCCTGGGAACGATGAAaggtggtgtggtggtggtcGGCAACGTGACCAGTTTTATCGGTGAAGGAGACCAAAATGTCAATGCTAGTGACGTGCTGGAGGCGTCAAA GAAATCAAATGTTGTTGTAGAAGCTCGTCAAGTCGCCATGAGAATCTTTGAGGACTACACTCAGTCTTGGCACTGGATATTACT CGGTCTGGTGATAGCCATGGTTGTGAGCCTGATTTTCATCGTCCTGCTGCGCTTCTTGGCTGGCGTCATGATTTGGATCATGATTGTTTCGGTTATTCTGGTGATTGGATATG GTATTGTCCACTGTTACATGGAGTTTGCCAGTCTGAAGGGACAACCTGGTGCTGACGTCACCATCCGTGACCTGGGCCTGCAGACGGACTTCTCTGTGTACCTGCAGATCAGGCAGACCTGGCTGGCTTTCT TGATCATCCTGGCTATTGTGGAGATCATCAttattctcctcctcatcttcctgaGGAAGAGAATCATGATCGCCATCGCCCTCATCAAAGAAGCCAGCAG ggcTGTTGGCCACATTATGTCATCGCTGTTCTACCCACTGCTGACTTTCACCCTTCTGGCTTTGGTGATTGCTTACTGGGCAATTACTGCCGT TTTCTTATCCACGTCTAATGAGCAGGTGTACAAAGTGTTCAATGAGACTGACTGTCCGTATTCACGAGACACCTGCAACCCTGAG ACATTCAACGCATCCAATGTTTCAACGGTGTGCCCAGATGCAGAGTGTTTGTTTGCCTTCTACGGCGGTGAGACTCTCTACCACAGATACCTTATCCTGTTTCAGTTCTACAacgtcttcctctttttctggTGTGCCAACTTTGTGACGGCCCTGGGCCAGGTCACTCTGGCAGGGGCCTTTGCCTCGTATTACTGGGCCTTCAAAAAGCCGGACGATATCCCCGCCTACCCCATCTACTCCTCTCTGGGACGCGCTCTCAG ATACCACACAGGCTCCCTTGCTTTTGGCTCTCTGATCCTGTCTCTGGTCCAAGTCATCAGGGTCCTTTTGGAGTATCTGGATCACAAGTTAAAAG GCGCTCAGAACAAGTTTGCTAAACTTATGCTGAAGTGCATGAAGTGCTGCTTCTGGTGTCTGGAGAAATGTATCAAGTTCCTGAACAGAAATGCCTACATCATG atTGCAATCTATGGAAAGAGCTTCTGTACCTCAGCTCGAGACGCTTTCTTCCTTCTTATGAGGAACATTGTCAG GGTGGCTGTTTTAGACAAAGTGACTGACTTCCTCCTGTTTCTTGGGAAGCTCCTTATCGTTGGCATTGTGG GgatcttctctttcttctttttctctgggAGAATCAAAGCTGTAGAGGAGGCGGCGCCATCTCTTAATTACTATTGGGTGCCAATACTG ACCCTGGTAGTGGGATCCTACCTGATCGCCCATGGCTTCTTCAGTGTGTACGCCATGTGTGTGGACACTCTGTTCCTCTGCTTCT GTGAGGACTTGGAAAGAAATGACGGCTCTCCTGAAAGGCCTTACTTCATGTCCCCTGAGCTGCACGAGATCCTCTCCAAAGCACAGAGGGTGGAGGAAGACCACAATGGTGTTGAGCAGGCAGATGCTGCAAAAGCAATGGCCGATGTGAAACTGGAGGAGGAAACGCCTCTGCAGCATCAGCAGGATGGAGAGATCCAGCTGAAACAGCAGACGGTGCTCAAGCAGGACAATGAGGAGGAGCAGCCCCTGCAGTCCAAGATGGATGCTGAAGAGGCACAAGAGGAGAATACTGAAGAACAAAAAGCCAGTCAAGTGGAGGAATCTGAAAACAAGGAAGAGCCAGAAGTGAACGAAGTGGCTGAAAAGCAGGAGCTGAAACCAGaggaaaagacagaggaggtgcCAGCTGCACCCGTGGAGGCTGAGAAAGAGAAGACTGGTGAAAGTaaagaggacaaagagaagCCTGAGGAAGATAATCCTCTGTCAGCTCCACAGGAGTAA
- the slc44a2 gene encoding choline transporter-like protein 2 isoform X2 gives MAKYERAGQSREFDPNFKGPIQNRGCTDVTCCILFILALLGYFAVGIIAWSQGDPRKVIYPTDSRGQFCGQAGTPLANKPLLFYFNILKCASPLVLLEFQCPTPQLCVESCPNRYLKLSNVMKGEDREYYRKYCKEGVNFTTMSVPEILRDRLCPGILMPSKAFTRRCLPALGTMKGGVVVVGNVTSFIGEGDQNVNASDVLEASKKSNVVVEARQVAMRIFEDYTQSWHWILLGLVIAMVVSLIFIVLLRFLAGVMIWIMIVSVILVIGYGIVHCYMEFASLKGQPGADVTIRDLGLQTDFSVYLQIRQTWLAFLIILAIVEIIIILLLIFLRKRIMIAIALIKEASRAVGHIMSSLFYPLLTFTLLALVIAYWAITAVFLSTSNEQVYKVFNETDCPYSRDTCNPETFNASNVSTVCPDAECLFAFYGGETLYHRYLILFQFYNVFLFFWCANFVTALGQVTLAGAFASYYWAFKKPDDIPAYPIYSSLGRALRYHTGSLAFGSLILSLVQVIRVLLEYLDHKLKGAQNKFAKLMLKCMKCCFWCLEKCIKFLNRNAYIMIAIYGKSFCTSARDAFFLLMRNIVRVAVLDKVTDFLLFLGKLLIVGIVGIFSFFFFSGRIKAVEEAAPSLNYYWVPILTLVVGSYLIAHGFFSVYAMCVDTLFLCFCEDLERNDGSPERPYFMSPELHEILSKAQRVEEDHNGVEQADAAKAMADVKLEEETPLQHQQDGEIQLKQQTVLKQDNEEEQPLQSKMDAEEAQEENTEEQKASQVEESENKEEPEVNEVAEKQELKPEEKTEEVPAAPVEAEKEKTGESKEDKEKPEEDNPLSAPQE, from the exons ATGGCAAAATATGAGCGGGCAG GGCAGTCCAGGGAGTTTGACCCAAACTTTAAAGGTCCGATCCAAAACAG GGGCTGCACAGATGTCACCTGCTGCATTCTCTTCATCTTGGCCTTATTGGGGTACTTTGCAGTTGGTATTATTG CTTGGTCTCAGGGTGACCCCAGAAAAGTGATCTACCCCACAGACAGCAGAGGGCAGTTCTGTGGACAAGCTGGAACACCCTTGGC GAACAAACCCCTTCTGTTCTATTTCAACATCCTGAAATGTGCCAGTCCTCTGGTGCTGCTGGAGTTCCAGTGTCCcactccacag CTATGTGTGGAAAGCTGTCCTAACAGGTATCTCAAATTGAGCAATGTCATGAAAGGCGAGGACCGTGAATACTACAGAAAGTACTGCAAGGAAGGAGTGAACTTCACCACCATG TCTGTTCCTGAGATCCTGAGGGATCGCTTGTGTCCTGGTATTCTGATGCCCAGTAAAGCAT TCACGCGTCGATGCCTTCCTGCCCTGGGAACGATGAAaggtggtgtggtggtggtcGGCAACGTGACCAGTTTTATCGGTGAAGGAGACCAAAATGTCAATGCTAGTGACGTGCTGGAGGCGTCAAA GAAATCAAATGTTGTTGTAGAAGCTCGTCAAGTCGCCATGAGAATCTTTGAGGACTACACTCAGTCTTGGCACTGGATATTACT CGGTCTGGTGATAGCCATGGTTGTGAGCCTGATTTTCATCGTCCTGCTGCGCTTCTTGGCTGGCGTCATGATTTGGATCATGATTGTTTCGGTTATTCTGGTGATTGGATATG GTATTGTCCACTGTTACATGGAGTTTGCCAGTCTGAAGGGACAACCTGGTGCTGACGTCACCATCCGTGACCTGGGCCTGCAGACGGACTTCTCTGTGTACCTGCAGATCAGGCAGACCTGGCTGGCTTTCT TGATCATCCTGGCTATTGTGGAGATCATCAttattctcctcctcatcttcctgaGGAAGAGAATCATGATCGCCATCGCCCTCATCAAAGAAGCCAGCAG ggcTGTTGGCCACATTATGTCATCGCTGTTCTACCCACTGCTGACTTTCACCCTTCTGGCTTTGGTGATTGCTTACTGGGCAATTACTGCCGT TTTCTTATCCACGTCTAATGAGCAGGTGTACAAAGTGTTCAATGAGACTGACTGTCCGTATTCACGAGACACCTGCAACCCTGAG ACATTCAACGCATCCAATGTTTCAACGGTGTGCCCAGATGCAGAGTGTTTGTTTGCCTTCTACGGCGGTGAGACTCTCTACCACAGATACCTTATCCTGTTTCAGTTCTACAacgtcttcctctttttctggTGTGCCAACTTTGTGACGGCCCTGGGCCAGGTCACTCTGGCAGGGGCCTTTGCCTCGTATTACTGGGCCTTCAAAAAGCCGGACGATATCCCCGCCTACCCCATCTACTCCTCTCTGGGACGCGCTCTCAG ATACCACACAGGCTCCCTTGCTTTTGGCTCTCTGATCCTGTCTCTGGTCCAAGTCATCAGGGTCCTTTTGGAGTATCTGGATCACAAGTTAAAAG GCGCTCAGAACAAGTTTGCTAAACTTATGCTGAAGTGCATGAAGTGCTGCTTCTGGTGTCTGGAGAAATGTATCAAGTTCCTGAACAGAAATGCCTACATCATG atTGCAATCTATGGAAAGAGCTTCTGTACCTCAGCTCGAGACGCTTTCTTCCTTCTTATGAGGAACATTGTCAG GGTGGCTGTTTTAGACAAAGTGACTGACTTCCTCCTGTTTCTTGGGAAGCTCCTTATCGTTGGCATTGTGG GgatcttctctttcttctttttctctgggAGAATCAAAGCTGTAGAGGAGGCGGCGCCATCTCTTAATTACTATTGGGTGCCAATACTG ACCCTGGTAGTGGGATCCTACCTGATCGCCCATGGCTTCTTCAGTGTGTACGCCATGTGTGTGGACACTCTGTTCCTCTGCTTCT GTGAGGACTTGGAAAGAAATGACGGCTCTCCTGAAAGGCCTTACTTCATGTCCCCTGAGCTGCACGAGATCCTCTCCAAAGCACAGAGGGTGGAGGAAGACCACAATGGTGTTGAGCAGGCAGATGCTGCAAAAGCAATGGCCGATGTGAAACTGGAGGAGGAAACGCCTCTGCAGCATCAGCAGGATGGAGAGATCCAGCTGAAACAGCAGACGGTGCTCAAGCAGGACAATGAGGAGGAGCAGCCCCTGCAGTCCAAGATGGATGCTGAAGAGGCACAAGAGGAGAATACTGAAGAACAAAAAGCCAGTCAAGTGGAGGAATCTGAAAACAAGGAAGAGCCAGAAGTGAACGAAGTGGCTGAAAAGCAGGAGCTGAAACCAGaggaaaagacagaggaggtgcCAGCTGCACCCGTGGAGGCTGAGAAAGAGAAGACTGGTGAAAGTaaagaggacaaagagaagCCTGAGGAAGATAATCCTCTGTCAGCTCCACAGGAGTAA